The following are encoded together in the Daucus carota subsp. sativus chromosome 5, DH1 v3.0, whole genome shotgun sequence genome:
- the LOC108223862 gene encoding UDP-xylose transporter 1: protein MEKMMMGFQLGVIGALFLSVASSVSIVICNKALMSNLGFPFATTLTSWHLMVTYCTLHVAQRLNFFETKSIDMKTVILFGILNGVSIGFLNLSLGFNSIGFYQMTKLAIIPFTVLLETIFLNKQFSQKIKLSLLLLLMGVGVASVTDLQLNLVGSILSLLAIATTCVGQILTNTIQKRLNVSSTQLLYQSAPFQAAILFVTGPLLDQYLTKQNVFAFSYSPLVLGFIILSCLIAVSVNFSTFLVIGKTSPVTYQVLGHLKTCLVLGFGYTLLHDPFTARNIIGILIAIVGMGLYSYFCTYENKKKQLVDLSSPQVKDRDTNTPLLGHQENEVKKSNKDSLV, encoded by the exons ATGGAGAAGATGATGATGGGATTTCAACTGGGTGTGATTGGTGCATTGTTTCTATCGGTGGCCTCATCGGTGTCAATTGTGATTTGCAACAAGGCCTTGATGAGCAATCTTGGTTTTCCATTTG CTACTACATTGACAAGTTGGCATCTGATGGTAACATACTGCACATTACATGTGGCCCAACGCTTGAATTTCTTCGAGACTAAATCTATTGATATGAAGACTGTCATCCTCTTTGGCATCCTTAATGGCGTTTCCATTGGATTTCTTAACTTGAGCCTTGGCTTCAACTCCATTGGTTTTTACCAG ATGACCAAACTAGCCATTATACCATTTACAGTGTTACTGGAGACCATCTTCTTGAACAAGCAATTCAG CCAAAAAATAAAGCTCTCCCTTCTGCTCTTACTCATGGGAGTTGGGGTGGCTTCAGTGACAGATCTTCAGCTCAATTTAGTTGGATCAATTCTTTCTCTTCTAGCAATTGCAACTACATGCGTTGGACAAATT CTCACAAACACAATACAAAAGAGGCTAAACGTGTCTTCCACTCAGCTTCTGTACCAGTCAGCCCCATTTCAAGCTGCGATCCTTTTTGTAACAGGCCCTCTACTGGACCAGTACCTCACAAAGCAAAATGTTTTTGCTTTCAGTTACTCTCCTCTTGTCTTG GGCTTTATCATTCTTTCCTGCTTGATTGCTGTATCGGTTAACTTCAGCACCTTTTTGGTTATTGGGAAAACATCACCGGTTACATATCAAGTTTTGGGACATCTGAAAACATGTCTTGTTCTTGGCTTCGGATATACTTTACTACATGATCCTTTCACTGCTAGGAACATTATTGGAATCCTCATTGCTATTGTTGGCATGGGTTTGTATTCTTACTTTTGTACCTAcgaaaacaaaaagaaacaattGGTTGATCTCTCCTCTCCTCAG GTTAAAGACAGGGACACTAATACACCACTTTTGGGACATCAGGAGAATGAGGTCAAGAAATCAAATAAGGATTCTCTTGTCTGA
- the LOC108223834 gene encoding uncharacterized protein LOC108223834, with protein sequence MGNIHRSGPFKKSNDSARLVITTIMGMVFGYFIGISFPSVSLTRINLPSSLMSSHDNIKVADRSFPENLGSGNTPTIPKIFVPSNPRGAETLPPGIVVSETDYMLRRLWGDPTEDIKKKPKYLVTFTVGFDQRNNIDAAVKKFSDDFQIMLFHYDGRTSEWDQFEWSKRAVHVSVRKQTKWWYAKRFLHPDVVAAYDYIFIWDEDLGVEHFNGDKFIELVKKHGLEISQPGLEPNNGLTWQMTKRRGDREVHKNTEERPGWCSDPHLPPCAAFVEIMAPVFSREAWRCVWHMIQNDLVHGWGLDFALRRCVEPAHEKIGVVDSQWIIHQVIPSLGSQGVSEDGKAPWEGVKQRCRSEWALFQDRLTNADQAYFMQKKKG encoded by the exons ATGGGAAACATCCATCGCAG TGGcccttttaaaaaatcaaatgacAGTGCAAGACTTGTTATAACAACCATCATGGGAATGGTATTCGGTTATTTTATTGGTATTTCATTTCCGTCAGTTTCGCTTACCAGG ATTAACTTACCTTCGAGCCTTATGTCATCCCATGATAATATCAAAGTTGCTGACCGTAGTTTTCCTGAAAATCTTGGTTCGGGTAACACACCTACAATACCTAAG ATCTTTGTTCCATCTAATCCTCGCGGTGCTGAGACGTTGCCTCCAGGAATTGTGGTTTCTGAGACAGATTATATGTTAAGAAGATTATGGGGTGATCCAACTGAG GATATTAAAAAGAAACCAAAGTACCTGGTAACCTTTACAGTTGGTTTTGATCAGAGAAACAATATTGATGCTGCAGTCAAAAAA TTTTCCGATGATTTTCAAATTATGCTTTTCCACTATGATGGTCGAACTAGTGAATGGGATCAGTTTGAATGGTCAAAGCGTGCCGTTCATGTCAGCGTTAGGAAACAAACAAAATG GTGGTATGCAAAGAGATTTTTGCATCCTGATGTTGTAGCAGCCTATGATTACATTTTTATTTGGGATGAAGATCTTGGTGTTGAGCACTTCAATGGGGACAA GTTTATTGAACTAGTAAAGAAACATGGTCTCGAGATATCCCAACCAGGTCTTGAACCCAATAATGGACTCACATGGCAGATGACAAAGAGGAGAGGTGACAGAGAAGTTCACAA GAATACAGAAGAGAGACCAGGCTGGTGCAGTGACCCCCATTTGCCTCCATGTGCTGC ATTTGTAGAGATTATGGCACCAGTATTTTCTCGAGAAGCTTGGCGGTGTGTGTGGCATATGATTCAG AATGATTTGGTGCATGGGTGGGGTTTGGATTTTGCCCTGAGAAGATGTGTGGAG CCTGCACATGAAAAAATCGGTGTTGTTGATTCACAGTGGATTATTCATCAAGTAATTCCTTCTCTTGGGAGTCAG GGTGTCTCCGAGGATGGTAAAGCTCCATGGGAAGGG GTGAAACAAAGATGCAGAAGTGAGTGGGCTCTATTTCAAGACCGACTTACCAATGCAGACCAGGCATATTTTATGCAGAAGAAGAAGGGTTAA
- the LOC108222306 gene encoding uncharacterized protein LOC108222306: protein MKSGDYFDGMLSDNAGGKAIKLRVQKSTSGRLVTVLTCLQFTFAVYATLLLYHMSPSLDSKASPDFSWATRIAHQWKHLIVQPHVVSRYQQALKQTTVCENENIDFVQKRSNDEVMIRMRRELYEEVLDYQSKSFGRETLTELMAMKSKWDLKGSNIPKVTVILNHFRRRTLCAQLESLLHQTLPFHHVWVLSFGSPKEVILKRIVESYNDSRISFISSSYDFKYYGRFQMALQTEADLVYILDDDMIPGTKMIQILSHVAGTEKYKNSVLGSIGRLLPFRQKDFSFPSYRKFRSKEAGLYLPDPAYNITVEKMVQVDFLSSSWFLSADLVKTLFTETPITFMTGEDLHLSYQLQKYRNAGSFVLPVDPKDKETWGDSEHRLAYVSETTVIFKDIVEVRDDQWWRALSSGYVTQWAAMYPQRSDALFYAHSVEEAKALAQLFIKFRSTIGKKAYIAISGGKFCACEDAASALSWSKEVCKERRFKIFDLGIDTILGISNSEVPVVQAVYASMKGLIKIHNPSVVIAVSDIDLNVLKALKMATETNSKSTLILLPRPSVSKVTWIADLRATALSKWNCMRISINIITQDRAHSLARLLKSLSTAYYLDDEIPISFNMDNKVDEATLKLVQSFKWPHGPKILRRRIVQGGLIRAVSESWYPSSDNDFGLLLEDDIEVSPYYYLWIKYALLTYHYDPQAPLPELSSISLYTPRLIEVVKERPRWNGTEYFKHIHPNTPYLHQLPCSWGAVFFPKQWREFYVYMNMRFTADAKKNPVQIPKSRTNGWQASWKKFLIDMMYLRGYVSLYPNFPNQTSFSTNHMEPGAHINAKDNVLDHSKSDYEVPLLQDHFINYLPDGKLPPASKLPSLSLFNQAVSLRGLKAAGAKLRQDVLQCNITQTVIVDHQTGLPSHCAVI from the exons ATGAAAAGCGGGGATTATTTTGATGGTATGCTTAGTGATAATGCTGGAGGAAAAGCTATTAAGTTGAGAGTACAAAAGAGTACCTCGGGTAGGCTTGTGACAGTGCTCACTTGTCTCCAGTTCACCTTTGCAGTTTACGCAACGCTCCTCTTGTATCACATGAGCCCTTCTTTGGATTCGAAGGCAAGTCCGGACTTTTCATGGGCTACGCGAATTGCACACCAATGGAAACACTTGATCGTCCAGCCACACGTAGTGAGTCGATACCAGCAGGCTTTGAAGCAAACGACGGTGTGTGAGAATGAGAATATTGATTTTGTGCAGAAGAGGTCTAATGATGAGGTGATGATTAGAATGAGGAGGGAACTTTATGAGGAAGTGCTTGATTATCAGAGCAAGTCTTTTGGCAGGGAGACGCTTACTGAGCTGATGGCAATGAAGTCCAAGTGGGATTTAAAAGGTTCGAACATTCCTAAAGTGACtgtaattttgaatcatttcaGAAGAAGAACACTTTGTGCTCAGCTCGAGTCTTTGCTTCATCAAACACTACCCTTTCACCACGTCTGGGTACTTTCATTTGGGAGTCCGAAAGAAGTTATCTTAAAGAGAATCGTGGAGAGCTACAATGATTCCAGAATAAGTTTCATCAGCTCAAGCTATGATTTCAAGTATTATGGAAGGTTCCAAATGGCCTTGCAGACCGAAGCTGACCTTGTATACATTCTTGACGACGACATGATCCCAGGTACAAAAATGATACAGATATTATCACATGTTGCAGGGACAGAGAAGTATAAGAACTCAGTACTGGGAAGCATTGGGAGGCTTTTGCCTTTTCGACAGAAAGACTTTAGCTTTCCTAGTTACAGAAAGTTTCGATCAAAAGAGGCTGGTCTTTATTTGCCTGACCCTGCTTATAATATCACAGTTGAAAAGATGGTGCAGGTTGATTTTCTTTCTAGCTCTTGGTTTCTTTCAGCAGACCTTGTCAAAACACTTTTCACTGAAACACCCATCACTTTCATGACCGGTGAAGATCTTCACCTAAG CTATCAGCTTCAGAAGTACAGAAATGCTGGTTCATTTGTTTTACCTGTTGATCCAAAAGACAAAGAAACCTGGGGTGACAGTGAACATAGGCTTGCTTATGTATCCGAAACCACAGTCATTTTTAAAGATATAGTTGAAGTCCGCGATGATCAATGGTGGAGGGCCCTCTCCAGTGGTTATGTAACACAGTGGGCTGCAATGTATCCTCAAAGAAGTGATGCACTTTTTTATGCCCATTCTGTTGAGGAAGCTAAAGCTCTTGCGCAGCTTTTTATTAAGTTCAGGTCCACTATTGGCAAGAAGGCATACATTGCTATCTCTGGAGGAAAATTTTGCGCTTGTGAAGATGCTGCCTCTGCCTTAAGTTGGTCCAAGGAAGTCTGTAAAGAAAGAAGATTTAAGATCTTTGATTTGGGAATTGACACCATTCTAGGAATTTCAAACTCAGAAGTGCCTGTGGTACAAGCAGTTTATGCTAGTATGAAAGGACTGATCAAAATTCATAACCCAAGTGTAGTGATCGCAGTGAGTGATATTGATCTGAATGTGTTGAAAGCATTGAAAATGGCTACTGAGACTAATTCAAAGTCAACACTGATTTTGCTACCAAGGCCTTCTGTGTCAAAGGTTACTTGGATTGCTGATTTACGCGCTACAGCATTGTCAA AATGGAACTGTATGCGGATATCAATAAACATCATCACGCAGGATCGTGCTCATTCATTGGCAAGACTACTGAAGTCTCTCAGCACTGCTTATTATCTTGATGATGAAATCCCTATCAGTTTTAACATGGATAACAAAGTAGACGAGGCCACCCTAAAACTTGTGCAATCTTTTAAGTGGCCGCATGGTCCTAAAATCCTCAGGAGAAGAATCGTCCAAGGAGGACTCATCCGCGCAGTAAGTGAAAGTTGGTACCCCTCCTCAGATAATGACTTTGGCCTCCTCCTTGAAGATGATATTGAAGTCTCACCATACTACTACTTATGGATCAAATACGCACTTCTGACCTACCATTACGATCCACAAGCACCTCTCCCAGAGCTCTCATCCATCTCTCTTTACACCCCCCGTTTAATAGAAGTAGTAAAAGAGAGGCCTAGATGGAATGGAACCGAATACTTCAAGCACATTCATCCAAACACGCCTTATCTCCATCAATTACCCTGTAGTTGGGGCGCAGTCTTCTTCCCAAAACAATGGAGAGAATTCTATGTATACATGAACATGAGATTCACCGCGGATGCCAAGAAAAACCCAGTGCAAATACCAAAGTCAAGAACAAATGGTTGGCAAGCTTCATGGAAAAAGTTCTTAATAGACATGATGTACCTCAGAGGGTATGTGAGTCTGTATCCAAATTTTCCGAACCAAACCAGCTTTTCGACCAACCATATGGAACCCGGGGCACATATTAATGCAAAAGACAATGTACTTGATCACAGCAAAAGTGATTATGAAGTGCCATTGTTACAAGATCATTTCATCAACTATTTGCCAGATGGTAAGTTGCCACCAGCTTCAAAGTTGCCATCACTCAGCCTTTTTAACCAGGCAGTTTCGCTCAGAGGACTCAAGGCCGCAGGGGCAAAGCTCAGACAGGATGTGCTTCAATGCAATATTACACAAACAGTCATTGTTGATCATCAAACAGGCCTACCTTCACATTGTGCAGTCATCTGA
- the LOC108223861 gene encoding aberrant root formation protein 4, with product MSISPEKLTTPPATHLRQILDSFSSTSTLIEPQKSSQLAISTSELADFLATLSESVAAEPENSQFENTALEVLSEIHTYISSTSSDQDVMDALSFELPKAVARFSSGSKRCIDVCESIFDKFITTCSPRDMLSILCEALGCDVTMCKSCRYYAFIFSGIAKVFPFIKRRHFEHVKTAVPGVLNILSSISMETDHEDADVEDLFNKTVEIASSIHTICVKLEEEDNEKIRALFGLTILQITALTSVCLGNAISRCFPLVLKLFHYLQYCQLSYLNLIAGADVDKLTSIVLEGVDDEEDFMVCFSHVNLGAALAVVWGQMSDEVPLAVEMDLAKVKDELRSHQTERWQAVGLLRHIFLCANLSWIIKKYAIRFVLDIMKGAVPNNSHVEHEDNSICMLSLCASLQAVQMVIMYASDRVTGKMAFDAFKMVLADVPARHRFDILVSLIKHSDSSSMIAILLDCFREEMHKESCQRVANGNGISDVKYLEYQNNVFWSVETLELVELILKPPQGGPPILPEDSDAVLSALNLYRYMLITESRGKTNYTGALSKENLQKSYKEWLLPLRVLVRSVAAESERDHDHVDSEALCALNPVELVLHRCIELIEDYMRRWEKSACIVVVDFKMLQLKLQSAVTSCKKEAKTLLSRYFWMRL from the exons ATGTCAATCTCACCGGAAAAGCTCACAACTCCGCCGGCGACTCACCTCCGTCAAATTCTGGATTCCTTCTCGTCTACATCCACA TTAATCGAGCCTCAGAAGTCGAGCCAATTAGCAATCTCCACTTCCGAATTAGCCGATTTTCTCGCCACTTTATCCGAATCAGTTGCGGCGGAGCCGGAAAACTCGCAATTCGAGAACACTGCTTTAGAAGTGCTTTCTGAAATTCATACATACATATCGTCTACTTCAAGTGATCAG GATGTTATGGACGCACTTTCGTTTGAGTTGCCGAAAGCTGTTGCTAGGTTTTCGAGTGGCTCCAAGAGGTGTATAGATGTTTGTGAgagtatttttgataaatttatcaCCACTTGTAGCCCTCGGGATATGCTATCTATCCTCTGCGAG GCATTAGGCTGTGATGTTACAATGTGCAAAAGTTGTCGATATTATGCTTTTATATTTAGTGGAATCGCAAAAG TTTTTCCGTTCATTAAGAGACGGCACTTTGAGCACGTAAAAACTGCGGTTCCAGGAGTACTTAATATATTGAGTTCCATATCTATGGAGACAGATCATGAGGATGCAGATGTTGAGGACTTGTTTAACAAAACAGTTGAAATTGCTAGTTCCATACACACAATCTGTGTAAAGTTG GAGGAGGAAGACAATGAAAAGATCCGTGCTCTATTTGGCCTCACCATTTTACAAATCACG GCTTTAACTTCAGTTTGCTTGGGGAATGCGATTTCAAGATGCTTTCCTCTGGTGTTAAAGTTGTTTCATTATCTTCAATACTGCCAGTTATCTTACCTTAATCTAATAGCAGGTGCTGATGTTGACAAACTAACGAGCATTGTCCTTGAAG GTGTGGATGATGAAGAGGATTTCATGGTCTGCTTTTCTCATGTCAACCTTGGAGCAGCACTAGCAG TGGTTTGGGGTCAGATGTCCGATGAGGTTCCTTTGGCTGTCGAGATGGATTTGGCTAAAGTCAAAGATGAGTTACGAAGTCATCAGACAGAAAGATGGCAAGCTGTGGGCCTGTTAAGGCACATATTTCTATGTGCCAACCTCTCATGGATAATTAAGAAGTATGCCATACGATTTGTGCTTGATATTATGAAAGGCGCTGTCCCTAACAATAGCCATGTCGAACATGAAGACAACTCAATTTGTATGTTGAGTCTATGTGCTTCTTTGCAG GCTGTTCAAATGGTCATTATGTATGCATCTGATCGGGTGACAGGGAAGATGGCTTTCGATGCATTCAAAATG GTACTTGCAGATGTCCCGGCTAGACATAGGTTTGATATTTTGGTTTCTCTGATTAAGCATAGTGATTCGTCTTCCATG ATTGCAATCCTACTTGATTGTTTTAGAGAAGAAATGCACAAGGAAAGTTGTCAAAGGGTTGCAAATGGAAATGGAATTTCAGATGTAAAATATCTAGAATACCAAAATAATGTGTTTTGGAGTGTCGAGACTCTTGAATTGGTAGAACTCATATTGAAGCCTCCACAGGGAGGTCCACCAATTCTACCGGAGGATAGTGATGCG GTACTATCAGCTCTTAACCTGTATAGATATATGCTGATTACAGAGTCAAGAG GGAAAACCAATTACACTGGCGCACTGTCTAAAGAGAACTTACAGAAGTCTTACAAGGAATGGCTTCTGCCTCTGCGTGTCTTGGTGAGGAGTGTAGCAGCAGAAAGCGAAAGGGATCACGATCATGTAGATTCTGAAGCATTATGTGCTCTCAACCCTGTTGAGTTAGTTTTGCATCGTTGCATTGAACTCATCGAAGACTATATGAG GCGATGGGAAAAATCGGCCTGTATTGTCGTTGTAGACTTCAAAATGTTACAATTGAAGCTACAGTCTGCAGTCACAAGTTGCAAAAAAGAAGCTAAAACTCTGCTTTCCAGATATTTTTGGATGAGATTGTAA